A stretch of DNA from Leucobacter luti:
TGTGGTTGCCGTTTTCATCGCGCGGCACGATGGCTTGCATCACTCCGGTCGTGACGTCAACCATGAACATCGACCCAGACCCAGACCCACTCGCCCAGTCAGGTGCCTCCGCTCGTCGGGTGGAGCGGTTGTCACCCAGAATGAGCGTGTCGCCTTCCCAAGCGATGTGGTCGCCAAACGTGTCCGTAAACCCGTAGTAGGGCCCAATCTCAAGCCCTTCGGGGCGCGCGACCGCTCGGGAGAGTGCCCACTCGCCTGTAGCGTCAAGCTCGTAAATCAGCAGCGCCACCTTGCGCATCTCACCGTTGATCTCGAGCTCGCCTCCTTGCACGTTGGTGATCAGCATGCCCCGATCCATATTCAGCAACAGTTGATCGCCGAGTTCCATGCCCGCTTTCGGGGCGCGGACGTGTTTCTCCTCGATCACCTCGTTCGCGTCATTGAAGCGGATCACTTCGATGTCCCCGGTCGCGCCAGTGGGATCGTCGACCGTGTTCGCGCGGCGAGTGACGGCCATGTACTCCTGGTCCATGGCCAATCCGCGCGCAGTGCCCTTCACCGAGTCGTCCCGGAATTCATAGAGCTCGTGCACCTCTGGAAATACTGGATCTTCTGCGCGAGCGGGGCTGGCACCCGCGGGCCACACCAATGGAAGCACCACGAGGGCCGCCAGGGCGGCAACTGCGAAGCCCCGGAACACGCGGCGGCTGGGCGGCCGATTGACTGCGTAACTCGATGACACGTGTGAGATTCCTCTCCTCGCGGCTGACCGTCCAAGGCGCCTATTTGGGGGTTTTGCAGTTCCCGTTGAAGGTCTGATCCTGCGGCTTCTGTGGGATGAGCTGGTTGCACGCTTGGGTGAGCTTGTTGCCCAGCTGAGACGAGTTCTGTCCGGTCAACGCGTTGCTGGTACCTGTGTTGCTGCCCCAGGTGAACAGGTTGCCGTTTGCGTCGAGCGCGTAGCTTCCCGCGTACAGACCGAGCACGCCGATGATGTTGCCCGCGCCGGCGGGGAAGTTCGTGCGCACCGGGCCGCTGGGACCATTGCCACCCGTTGACTCCGAGTTCGTACCGTGCTCACCGTTCTCATTTGAACCGAAGGTCCAGATCTCGCCACCCTTGGTGAGCATCACCGTGTGCTCAAAGCCGGAACTCATCTGCGCGACCGCAGGGAGGCCTCCGCCCAGCTTGATCGGGCACGTCGAGATTCCGTCAGTAAACCCACATGTGGCAGTCGTACCGACGGCGTTGTGGCTATTCTTACCCCAGGAATACACGGCCCCCGAGGCATCGAGCGCGTGGCTCGTATAGTGGCCATAGCTCAGATCAACGATGTTGGAGAGCGTACTGACCATCTGTGGTGTTGACCGAGTCGCGAGCATGTCGGTCGTGTTTCCGAGACCACCCCAGGTGTTTTTGCCCCAGGTCCAGACCCGTCCGTTGCTGTCGATTGCCGAGCCTGTCTGGGCACCCAGGACCACGCGGGTGAACTTGTATCCGCTCTGCACCTTCGTCGGCAGGAACCGCGCTCCGCCGTTGTCGGCGAGCATATAGGTGTTGGTGTTGCGACTGTCAGTCGGTTTGCCCCAGGTCCAGAGGTCGCCATTGGAGTCGATTGCCGCGGCGACAAAGGAGTGGGAGGTCGCAGCGTTGTTCGGCATTCCGCCGAGACTGATGCTCTTGAATGTTGTGCTGCCGAGATTCGGCACCAACCCGGGCAGCCGAGAGCCGGTCGGGTTGACACCGAGCACGGCGTTGGCTCCGCCCCAGCTCCAGAGCCGCCCCTGCGCATCGAGGCCGAGGCCGTTCTGGCCGGCAATCGAGACCTCGACGATCCCTGCCTGATTCAGCGCGGCAACGGCGACCGGATTCGTCACCGGGTTCGATTGGTGCCCTTGTTCCCAAGCAGTGTTCATGCCGTAGCCGTACCACGTGCCACCTGCACGGTAGAGACCGAAACGATTCTCAAAGTTCGACACGGGCACTCCACCCCCAGTGGGTGCGGTGGTCGGAGGAGTCGTGGTGGGGGGCGTGGTGGTGGGGGGCGTGATGGGCGTCGTCGGCCCCGGAGTGAAGTCCCGCGAGTTCGGTCGCTCATAGTCTGAGGCGACAGGCCAGTTCACGTGCGCTTCATCCACAACTTCAGCGGCGGTCAGCGCTATGGGGAGCGCCGCCCCCAGGAGCACTGCTGCGCTCAGCGTCAGCCCCGCGACTGCACGGCCGGAAAGCGGTCGGCGCGGAAGTTGGAAACGGGGGGACTTACCGCTCACCACGGACTCCGTTCTTTCGGGCGCGACGCTCATCGCGATCCGCGAGCCGCTGTGTACGCTCGACGTCAGTCTCGCCAATCCGCTGAGGGTCGATCAGCACCAAGCAGACCACGCCACACAGAAAGAAGGCGAGGGTAGCGATTCCTGCCGGGCCCTGCATTGCGAGGGCGGCATACCCCGCGAGGGGAATCGTCCCGACGATCACGCGCGCCTCAGTGACGGTGTAAGGGTAGGGATCATCAACTTTGTTGGCATCTCCACGCAATGTGAGTGCACTTGTTCCTGCACGCTGCCCCTCAGCAATGTCGACGACCCGGTGCGTAATCAGCCCCTTGTCGTCGGGTCGCGCGACGGTGACGGCGTCGCCGACGCGCAGTTCACCGTGATCCCGCAGTTGCCCGAGAACAATCGAGCCAACTGGCATCCCGGGTTCCATTGATCCGGAGAGCACGACCGTCGGCTGGGTGTTCGTGAGAATCGCTGCGCCAAAGGCCAGCAGCACGACCGTACCAATCACCGATCCAATAGTCAGCAGCGTGTTACGCACGCCACGGTAAATCCGCCAGCCTCGGGTGAGCTCTTCTTGTGTGGACACCTGGTTTTGCTTCGCCTCACGCTCGCAAGCTTCTGCGTCGGGGGCCTGCGCACCGAAACGCTGTGGAGGGTCGAGGAGGTGCGTCATGATGCGTGATTCTTTCGTCGTGCCCGCGCGGTGAGCAGGATGCCTGCGGTGATGCCGCCGAGGGCGAGAACCGCCGCGATCGACAGCGCTGCGCCGGTCTCAGCAAGACGTTGGATGAGGTTCGGCGT
This window harbors:
- a CDS encoding signal peptidase I encodes the protein MTHLLDPPQRFGAQAPDAEACEREAKQNQVSTQEELTRGWRIYRGVRNTLLTIGSVIGTVVLLAFGAAILTNTQPTVVLSGSMEPGMPVGSIVLGQLRDHGELRVGDAVTVARPDDKGLITHRVVDIAEGQRAGTSALTLRGDANKVDDPYPYTVTEARVIVGTIPLAGYAALAMQGPAGIATLAFFLCGVVCLVLIDPQRIGETDVERTQRLADRDERRARKNGVRGER